The sequence below is a genomic window from Cicer arietinum cultivar CDC Frontier isolate Library 1 chromosome 6, Cicar.CDCFrontier_v2.0, whole genome shotgun sequence.
cacaaatactcattggttaaatacttttgtgtgagatcctacattgtgattgagtcaaagtcttgatattctttaattctttgtgaaagacaaatttctgtaattgaagttttagaaaTCCAGTAAGTACATTGGTGGTTATCTTTTGGGATGTTTGTGTTTATCTAAAAGAAGcctcagcttgatctcgctagagtttgacgagaaactcttagggataggttggtattgcgatagaagtggttgtgagttggatggataggtTGTGACGCTGTaaagtctgtaaaaatattcctcaaatcattctagtgaaaggctgaaatctgtgttggatttcaggactggatgtaggctatcaaagtgatagctgaaccagtataaaaatcctggtgcactatttcctatctctctttacttttcatattaatcttgcatgtgattATAAACTTCCGCTGTGAATAATCTGTAtgaatcttttactgttaaaataggaattaaaattaaataagttgtatttgattttaattcatcacttaggaaagaattagataatcttgttgataataattctcatatttttattaacaaatagaggccataatttccaacaattggcatcaagagcttgATCTTTTTTAGACTAACTgtcataaaagaaaatgacctctGTAGAATTCCTAGGAGAAGGTGCATCCTTGGCAAGGCCCCTTGCATTTAATGGGGCTgcctacatgtattggaaatagaggatgttaatttttcttgaagcatGTAATCTTGATATTCTTGAAGTAGTAATAGATGGTCCTTTTGTGCCAACCATAGCTGGCACAGGTGATTCATCAATCCCAAAACCCAGATCAGattggtctgaggatgacaagaaaaaggttggatacaatgctaaggctaaaaatattattagctCTGCTTTAAGCGCTGACGGATTTTTCAGGGTGTCCAACTGCAAAACTGCTAAGGAGATGTGGGACACATTACAACAAATGCATGAAGGAACAACAGATGTAAAAAGGGCCCGAATCAACACactaatgcatgagtatgagctgttcaacatgaagaaaaaGGAATCCGTTAATGATATGCAGACAAGATTCACTCACATAGTCAATAATCTAAATGCTCTTGGTAAGGTGATTGATAATGAGCAGCAAATCAGCAAGGTTATGAGGTGATTGACCAGAGAGTGGCAGCCAAAAATCATTGCCATAGCAGAGTCAAAAGACCTTGGTAGCATGtcaattgccacactatttggaaaattaagagagcatgagatggaactgcataGACTGAGTGANNNNNNNNNNNNNNNNNNNNNNNNNNNNNNNNNNNNNNNNNNNNNNNNNNNNNNNNNNNNNNNNNNNNNNNNNNNNNNNNNNNNNNNNNNNNNNNNNNNNNNNNNNNNNNNNNNNNNNNNNNNNNNNNNNNNNNNNNNNNNNNNNNNNNNNNNNNNNNNNNNNNNNNNNNNNNNNNNNNNNNNNNNNNNNNNNNNNNNNNNNNNNNNNNNNNNNNNNNNNNNNNNNNNNNNNNNNNNNNNNNNNNNNNNNNNNNNNNNNNNNNNNNNNNNNNNNNNNNNNNNNNNNNNNNNNNNNNNNNNNNNNNNNNNNNNNNNNNNNNNNNNNNNNNNNNNNNNNNNNNNNNNNNNNNNNNNNNNNNNNNNNNNNNNNNNNNNNNNNNNNNNNNNNNNNNNNNNNNNNNNNNNNNNNNNNNNNNNNNNNNNNNNNNNNNNNNNNNNNNNNNNNNNNNNNNNNNNNNNNNNNNNNNNNNNNNNNNNNNNNNNNNNNNNNNNNNNNNNNNNNNNNNNNNNNNNNNNNNNNNNNNNNNNNNNNNNNNNNNNNNNNNNNNNNNNNNNNNNNNNNNNNNNNNNNNNNNNNNNNNNNNNNNNNNNNNNNNNNNNNNNNNNNNNNNNNNNNNNNNNNNNNNNNNNNNNNNNNNNNNNNNNNNNNNNNNNNNNNNNNNNNNNNCAAAACAGAAATAAGACTTCAAAGGCTAAAGGCAATCAACCACCTCCTAAGACCAGAAAAGCCTACATTGCCTggaacaataatgatgaagagtcatctgcatcttcagaagaaagaagaagctaattttgtctaatggccaacacaGATTCAAATTCTGATAGTGAGGTAAGTTCTAAATCCAATCCTTCTTATGATGAATTACATGATGCATTTAATGAACttcatgatgaatatgttaatgtaATCAAACAGTTAATTAGCACTAAGAATCTATTAGAAGAAAAGTGCATGTTGTATgatgagattaatttgaaacatgagtctcttaaaggcacaaatgaaaatctgaaaaaggaaaCTTATGCACTGAAATGTGATTTAGAAAAGTTCAATAGTGGTAAAAGCAATTTAGATATGTTTCTTAGaaaccaaagaaatctaaatgttaaatctggacttggctatagacaaaacaagaatgttaaaaagaatcagaagtttgttagatctaagcatatgcatgatatcttcactAAGCCAAATCAAAATTCATCNNNNNNNNNNNNNNNNNNNNNNNNNNNNNNNNNNNNNNNNNNNNNNNNNNNNNNNNNNNNNNNNNNNNNNNNNNNNNNNNNNNNNNNNNNNNNNNNNNNNNNNNNNNNNNNNNNNNNNNNNNNNNNNNNNNNNNNNNNNNNNNNNNNNNNNNNNNNNNNNNNNNNNNNNNNNNNNNNNNNNNNNNNNNNNNNNNNNNNNNNNNNNNNNNNNNNNNNNNNNNNNNNNNNNNNNNNNNNNNNNNNNNNNNNNNNNNNNNNNNNNNNNNNNNNNNNNNNNNNNNNNNNNNNNNNNNNNNNNNNNNNNNNNNNNNNNNNNNNNNNNNNNNNNNNNNNNNNNNNNNNNNNNNNNNNNNNNNNNNNNNNNNNNNNNNN
It includes:
- the LOC140920740 gene encoding uncharacterized protein, with amino-acid sequence MLIFLEACNLDILEVVIDGPFVPTIAGTGDSSIPKPRSDWVSNCKTAKEMWDTLQQMHEGTTDVKRARINTLMHEYELFNMKKKESVNDMQTRFTHIVNNLNALGKVIDNEQQISKVMR